The genomic DNA CTGTATTCTTTGCATCAATGAATAAGtaacaaccataataataataagaagaagaatttgatttAGATAGTGCCTTTCtttgtaaaacatgctcagttgtgCTGTACAAAGTAAAAACTGACATGTACAGGaagcatttaaacactaaaacggAAACTTACATGTATAATCCTGCACTAACACCCAACCAAACGCTAATCTATGTACACACAATCAAAATCAATGCACACTTCACACACTCATCATTCATGATATATCATACATCACAAcacctaaattaaaaaaaaaaaaaaaaaaaaaaaatcccaacactgTGTCCGTGCGTCTACACAGCACAGCggcaagaatgtagcggcgcccactttcccacggcctagggatggggaagggggtgtctggcatccattccactcataaacactgccccgctagtgacccggtcaaggacagatgacgcgcactgatgacacgactcgcgggaagttcaaagcgcttaccgcgagaaccgattttccgggcggcaggaaggaaagggggaattctcctCTGCACGGTTTTctggcctccaggaatgaagggtaaaaatcatgtaaaccggaaaaccatgctgcagggatcAAAGagttaagaaaaataaaattcatCCAAGTTTATTCTTACCCTTTAGTTTTCGACTTCTTGGGTTTGTCAGAGGGGAGGTCCACACGGCTGTCTGTCACCATCTGCTCCTCTGTGTCCTGAGAGTGGCTGGCCTTCAGCGTCAGCTTGATGGACGCCACCTGGAACAGCAACATTTCCCTCCCTTTACTTTTCTCTcagcagccacacacatacacctttctAAGTACtatactgtattacttttttttggtcacgacagatttctctgtgtgaaattcgggctgctcttctcaggGAAGAGTGCATTGCCACAATGCATCGCCACCCACagatatatgtttttttgttgtttttttccctgtctgtgtttcactatagaagtggatttttctgcaggaatttttccaggaacaacccttccgATGCCACAGAGCTGTTCTTTcatgtgtgccaagtgcatgctgcatatgagaccttggtttattgtctcatctgaatgactggcattcagacaaccactcaaggtacAGTAAAAGGGAAGAAAATTCTGGAGAGTGTGGCATTCAATCCTACGCCTCAGATTTTCTCGTTCCCTAAGTGAatgcgttaccaccaggccaccactccacaaagTTATGTCACAACCTCAGTCACAGTCCACTGGCAATGCAATGTTTATACACAAGAGAATCAACATAACCactgcagcaaagaaaaaaaaaaggcccaccAATGATGCATGCTGGTGTTTTTCATTAACtctggttaactcactcgggacgacaagttttctcccttgcttttccccacagacggcccatttgtaagggtttggaaaaaaatgacaaaaaatacaaaatactgtgtaagaaaatgaaactttcagaactggtttattatgtgttgagctattacatattaaaaaaaaaaatcaaatttctcatcttatttttacagttttgccatacgTAGAAAATattgccaatttttcaccccgaatcaccatacccatgctcactttctgcattaaattcgctttcttcttcgtcatcatccacctcttcaatgtccgagccttcagtttgtagcatttcaagtacttcggcaacccaaaaacattgccatcactgccttgttcgcatcACAActttttgagaagagcccgctttgctgacaggctggcacgcaagcagacgaccggtcagtgactttgtcagcgtgtgtgcgagacaggccacatatCATAGACTTACCAATCATACTgtttgattgtggagtgacccagaatagcgcactctgcttggctaatcacataatcacgtgtacagcgcatgatggaattttactttcggagaatgctattccattccttcgtccgaaaccgaatacgttttgtgtaggaatgcgtgagcattctttcgtccggaaagagttaaggtTGGACAACAAGGTCTTCTGCAGGTCAGTCTCAATTCTGTGTTCAGAATTTCCAAGttatgaattctttttttttaatttttttattaaaagaaaataaataaaaaatgaaaccaTTGAGTTTTCAACATGAAAGTAAGCTTAAAACATCAGAAGCAAATTAACAGTGATCCACATGAACGTAAGCTTACATAAACATGAACCAACCAAATCAAAATGATGTACTGAATCAAGAtaacagttggaaaaaaaaaaaaagtttgttgaagaACCTCATGAAAGGATAAAAGGACCAACAGAAAAAGAAGTGGTCACCTCTTGTTCAATCTGGTTTGCAGTTCggatctgtgtctctctgttggtGTTGGCCCGGAGAATCTGTGTTTCTATTCCGCTCAGAACAGCCTCGCAGCCTGTGCACCTGAACAGACATAATCACACCATATTTTTTCTGCTGtcaattttttgactcacttgtgtaaacaaagtgagtctatgttttaactctctccatacaaacggcgaaagagacgacgttaacagcgtttcaccccaattaccagcatcacaatattgcaagaggaaggctcttatactgaagaggtgaatgttgacaaagaataccacaattctgacgacggaagctaaaggttgggtcattcagacacccactggacatctgagggatctgtgtagaggagaagagaggactggccatactgagtgagttaacccggtgttcagttgtctctgtgtgtgtgtgtgtgtgtgtgtgtgtgtgtgtgtgtctgtgtgtccgtggtaaactttaacattgacattttctctgcaaatactttgtcagttgacaccaaatttggcataaaaataggaaaaattcagttctttccagtcatcttgtttaaaacaatattgcacctctgggatgggcacaaaaaaaagaaaaaaagaagcctaattatatgcaaactgcatttactggtatatttatattttttgtattctctaaacttggcactttgatctgatattctgacccaacaacaagagcagtcattattatcattttttgttcaaacaggaacttcttttgctaagcatggaagttttatttattttgcaaacgttttggtgcagatagtaaaaaagggaaattactctgtaattaatgctaggggacttaatttatcacaagtgagacttgaaggccttgcctctcttgtttttcttttgttgccttCTTGGTATCTTTCCCTTCACCATATTTCATTGaatctacatatctatatatatatatatatatattgtatcttACTTCATTTAAAAAACAGCAGATATGATGAGTGTACATGGTTCTGTCTGCACGTTCTGACAACTTGAAGCTGAAGCTGCTTGCtgctgttgtatgtttgtttgttggcatATCTCACTTttccactgtttttgttttgttttttcttttgagtTAGTCATCATTTTTACCAAGATTGTACGTCCTGTTGGTTTTCAGAAGAAAAACTGGGAATTTGTAAtttactcccagtttggttaaatatactgaCCATGTCAAACAGATGCAAACTATGCCTGTGAACTTTATGCCAACAGTTCTTGTAGGAGCAGTCATAATCGTCATTGCGCAAAAGGGTACTGTATTTTGGTTATGTCATCACAAACAGACCGTTCAAATATCAAGACAAGACACTTGACTGTTGTCTTCAAGACATACCCATCAAATACAGTCAAAGTTTGCAACTTAATTCCCAATGTGTCACTTGAAACCTGCATCAGTTATCAGTAACTATTAACATCAGTCATCCACTAGCAAACCttccaagtgaaaaaaaaaagaaaaaaaaagaaagaaaaaaaaaaaagaaaaaaaaaaaaaaaaagaagcatttgCTGATCAGCATGATTTGAAAAACACTGACCACATTTAACAAGTGATCCTATTTTCAATTTAATTTTAAATTTCAGCTAGTCTTTGATGAAAGTAGCCGcatggtaacttttttttttttttgtacaattaAATATCTTTTTTAAAAATGTCACCAAGTTTTCCAaatgacctaacattgatggttccctgtggactgccagtactgggactgcgacagacgaacccaggtgtggctgtggctgtgtatgggggactcggaatgagcggtgtggggagaaatgctactgaaacggtgcacatgatggggcaacaatgaccaaaaacaacaacaacaacaataacaaaaacaacaacaacaaaactggtgctccttgaagctatgtcaacatgaatacatgccatgatgtgacctttggtatcttgtttatcttgctctttattatttgttattgttcttcatcttattattactattatacgtattatcatattgaaaaataacccttgtatctcaacaaattaatgatttttttgatgatcattgatggaccaaatgttttgctatgtgaatgctgaatcacactgatgtcgtgaaatgtcaaataTATTatgtacaaggggaaaaaaaaacacaacaaaacaatgacaacaaaaaaacaacaacaaaaaacaatgacaaaaaaaaaaaaaaaaaaaaaaaaaaaaaaaaaaaaaaaaggaaaagaaaaaagttttccagaaaaacaaacaaaacaaaacaaaacaaaacaacagccacAGAACCGGCAACAGGAGCAACAATCAGCTCTCACCACTCTCTGAGCACGGAGACCATCTGGGTGACAGCGGAGGGACGGATGTCACGGCCGATGACGTAGTCCACCTCCAGCTGCTGGTTCTTCTGATCCAGTTTCCCGTGGATGATGTCGGCATAGATCCCCTCAATGATCAGGTCCTGGCCACAGGGACACATCATATACTTATAATAATTGGAATGACAAGTTTgatatcatttttgtttttgtttatctagttttttttaatgatcaggTCCTGGCCAATGGGACGCTATAATAATATCTATAATAGTTGTtttgtcatttatatatatatatatatatattctttttttgaaATTAAATTCTTTCATTTGTAGATTATAGAGTAACATTCACATAAATAGacaggacgaaaaaaaaaaaaagaaagaaattattctCAGAAAATTATCTCACAGAACAAAACTTAAACATAAATGCAAGGATGAGATACACTATACAAGTAAATATACAGTGAGAACAATCAAAGATTAGATAGCAAACAGACTGtacagatttcagtttcagtttcagtttctcaaggaggcgtcactgcgttcggacaaatccatacacgctacaccacatctgttgagcagatgcctgaccagcagcataacccaacgcgcttagtcaggccttgagtgcatgcttacatatttgtgtacctatgaaagtggatttcattttatgtaatttcgccagaggacaacactctcgttgccatgggttctttttcagtgcgccaagtgcgtgctgcacacgggacctcggtttattgtctcatccgaaagactagacgctcagtttgattttccagtcaaacttaggagaaagggcgagagcgggattcgaacccacaccctcacggactctctgtattggcagctgagcgtcttaaccattctgccaccttcctcctgtacaGAATGACTGTCAAGTGTAAAGAGATCTATTTTAATACTCTATCATACGTAATGCAGATGCACTGGGTTCTGTAAGTTTATTCTTACAGTGCCTAGTCAAATACATTTTTTCTCTAACTCTGAGCGCTTCGCAATACAACGGTTCAAATATTAATGCATAATAGTATGTTTCACCATCCATTAAAACATGCATCAGAGGGACAATGAAAATCTGTATCACCCATTATTTTAAACGCTGATGCAGTTTTACttgaaacaatgagagagagaaagagagagtgagagagagagagagagagagacagggagagagagagagagagagagagagaagattgacagatagacagacagagacccagagagaggcAAGGGTAGACCtagaaacagaacaaacaaaaacaaggattTTGATTGCATACAGATGCAGAGACCTTTTGCCAGGGTAGAAAAATTCAACAAGTGATGGATATCAAGGAGAAAGATGTTAAAGCAATACAAAattatgtattgtatgtatgtatgcaaatatACATCTGTTCATGTGTACAACTACATGTGAGAGTGCCAGGAAGTCAAAATGCATGCATTCCAGAGCTCATAAGAAAggtaaaaaagataaagaaaattttttttcaaaagaacacattagattataaaaaaaacagaagacgaATATTATATGCATTACTGTCCAAAAACTTAATATTAACAATATCaaaagcaataataacaacaacaacaactaaaataataacataacaataataacaactgtTTCTAGACAACAACAATAGCTCACCTCCAAATTGCGCACATTCTGAATATCAAGCTCCTCAAGCAACACAGAGTATGGAATACACTGCAAGAAAGTGAAAGAATAAGTCATATTGAAAGGTAAAAGACTAATTACATAATTTGCACAAGCTAGCAAAAAGATGACTGAAATCTCTTCcccaattaaaaacaaacaaacaaacaaaaaaacattaaaaaaaaaaacccacaacaaacaatCATGaagtaacattaaaaaaaaattatggctaTTGCATCAGTTCATTTAACAGGCTGACTTTCCATTTTAGGTTTTTTACAAACACCATCCGCAacctcctccaaacacacacacacacacacacagagtctccgcAAACTGATTTGACGCTGAAGATAATTCAGTTACAACAACATGATAAAATGGGTGAACATATTCTAGGCGAAGGAACGAAGAACATGTGTAGTGAACAAAGGTGTTATGTACAGCTTTCAAAGTGAAAAAACACAAAATTTGCAAAGACTGACATCCTGCTCAGTTCTTCAATACCATAGgaaccacacaacaacatcatgatatatgaaatgtttaatgtatacatgtacaatccaagggtcacggttaagtatgtgtaattaaactacaATTAAACagaatctttaaaaaataaaataaattaataccTTGCTTTTAGTTGCCAAGGAAACCACGGTGAGGTGACGCAGCTTTTTAAGCTGAACAGCAGACAGTTCTGGCAAGTTTGCTTTCTCCGCTGTAATAAATGATCAAGTTATAACAGCTGAATGCCCCATCAAAGGGTAAACAAACTAGTATTACACAGGAGTCATTACTAATAAACATGACTAACTGGAAACTAAGAATAAGATGTGTAAAAATACACATAATTTGTGAGGAGaaattaaaatggttccagatgagaaCAGTGCATAAATTACAGAATAAACTTATTAAAAAAATCAGTGAAACATACTATCAATGATCTGTGCAGTTTTTGTAATGTGCATGTGAAATAGATACACCATCACTAATGTACAAAATCTCAAACTGACCAAAGAATCTATACTGTTTTGCAACATGTGATTATCttgagtcattcacacacacacacacacacatcacacacagacacacaaagacacagacacacacacagactgacagacacacacacactgtgtataatACAGTAGCCACTTACTGTTAGGTTAACTAAAGTTGtttgtacacatgcacactcctAAAAATCTGTGCTTTAAAAAAATGTCTCAATCTGAAAGCATGGGGAAATTTTTTAACCTTAACACTTTTAGTAAATAGCTGCTGGGTAATTTTTAAATTGCAGCACTTTCAGTAAATAGCTGCTAAGGTAGTGATACCAAATTTGTTGACATTACTCCATAGTATACTTgagcaagaaacaaacaaaaatctgtgTTAGAAGTGACCTTTTCTAAAGATGAATGATGTGATGTGAAAAATAACATGAAGTATGACATGTATATTTATACTAGACGTATACAACTCTCTCAGTGCTTTCAACCATAATTATATTTGTTACTATCATAAGTAtgcatgtctgactgtctgttgtaAACCCATAGCATCTGAGAAACCAAAACTGGCAAACTTGAAAGAAAATTATGAATcaaatgaacaaatgaagaaAAGTCTTTGTTTTACATTAAATACTCATGACCACTTATTAGCGCTTGGCTTCAAATATAGCTACCATTAAATAATCTGTTTTTGTTCCCATTAACACATTTTTGTTCCCCATTAACACAGTTACATTTACAGGGACTACAAATACCTTTATATTCACGGTATGTTCCATAGGCAAACATGTTCAGCAAATTGAAGAAAGGTGCGTGAGATCCACTGGCAAGCTGAAACAGAGATTCCCAAAAAATTAATTTCACAACAAACACTGTCTTCACAAAGACTAGTGTGAGTAAAATGCTTATAAGTTATAGaactaacagaaaaaaaggaaaaaaaaagattaaaaatacAAGTAtgtcacatacaatgatacatacacatgtatacatacatctataCAAGTCACAACAGAGGCATATGTCAGTATATTTCACAAATAATTCTATTTCtagttatatacatacataaacaatgTACATTTTGCAAAGAACCCTGATCTATACTCAGCATCAGTGACCATACCTCCTGTACGTTGGGCAAGTCCAGCAGTTCTCCAAACACATAGACATTGGGGGCCTCCAGAGCCTGTGTCAGGATGCTGACTGCACCAG from Babylonia areolata isolate BAREFJ2019XMU chromosome 11, ASM4173473v1, whole genome shotgun sequence includes the following:
- the LOC143287273 gene encoding COP9 signalosome complex subunit 7b-like, translated to MTGDKSTSNPLEPFLLLMKNAKGAGAVSILTQALEAPNVYVFGELLDLPNVQELASGSHAPFFNLLNMFAYGTYREYKAEKANLPELSAVQLKKLRHLTVVSLATKSKCIPYSVLLEELDIQNVRNLEDLIIEGIYADIIHGKLDQKNQQLEVDYVIGRDIRPSAVTQMVSVLREWCTGCEAVLSGIETQILRANTNRETQIRTANQIEQEVASIKLTLKASHSQDTEEQMVTDSRVDLPSDKPKKSKTKGLRGSAATKLWK